The Nymphaea colorata isolate Beijing-Zhang1983 chromosome 11, ASM883128v2, whole genome shotgun sequence genome includes the window TGCTGGAGAGGCTCAACGGAAAGTGAACTGGGTTCCAGCCGACCACCCCAGAGCCAGCCATTACCACATCAAATTCCAACCACGATGCAAAGGATGCCTTTCGACCTTTTCTTTATCTGTTTTAGCATTAGTAACATACATTTACCATTCGGATTCCAGTTCATTGAATCTTCCTGCCCTGAGATTTGGAAAGGATGTTGATGTTTTGTATTTGGCTTCAAAAGTAACTCGACGTAGCTTGTTCTTGATCCATTTTGCACTCCCTTAGTGGATTTGCGGTTCTActgcttttgttgtttcttgtgCCCAACTCAGAAGTAGCTTGAAGAGGCTGGATGAAGATACATGATTCTCTAATGGAGTCATGCACCAAGGAAGTGTAAAGAAGGGTGTAGTCTTGATGGTAATTTACATTTGCATAGTGCGGCCTGCACTTTCTCTTTGCATCCTCCCAGCGGGGTCGCCAAACAGAAATTTGGATGATTAACCGATACTTGTTAAATTAATCTGGGATTAATCTGGGACAGAAGGATTCCAACCTCCTAGCAATAGGACCATGCGCTGTTGCCTTACTGCTCAGCCGCCCTTTATGTTTCTACTTGAATATACATCAATGTTGGTACCTGTTGTTCCCCAATTTCAGGCAGTATTTTCTCTTTACTATGCTTAGTCTCATGTACAACAGAAAAAGCTGCTTTAAACATGACGAATCACTTCATTCCGTCCTGATGTCAAGTTTGTAGCATTTGGTGACTCATAACTCAAATCTCCCTCTCTTGGTAAGGCAAGAGGCAAGACTGGGCAAGCATCTTCCCAATGATAAGGACATGAGTTTTTGGGATCTGTGGTAACTGCTAACTGCCAATATGTATCCTATAATAGAGACCAAAGAACATCTTTTAGCTTCTCTTCCAGTGTAAAACTCTCTTCTGTTTTACTTACCAAGGAAATCTCTTCATTGCTTCAGAAATTGCCTTCGTTTTGTAATAGGGAGATTGAAGACATAGCTGCTAAAATTTCTGTATTTTGTGGCACTGATTTGTTGTGTTCTGTATAGAGTTAACTAGCTGTTCATTGGCTTCTCATGGTTGTCCTGTTCAGCATGCTTGATctattaataatttttattttttacaaaaagtggACAGAAGTTGTGATTTGTATTCATGTCTTCTTTCTAGGTGATTGATGTTAATCAAGGTGTTAGTGTAGCTGATTTTCTATATTTGTTCATGTCTAGCTCCATCCTTCAGTCAATGCATAATGTTTGCTTAATGATCTTTGAAACTCTTTTCCATAAAAGTATTGCCAAACCAGGTAAGCCTTTAGTCATCTTgtgtttatttgttttgttcctACACGAGGCTTTTATACAAATTTCCTACTCACTAGTGCCTTATGACCATAAATATCTTGGTAACTGTTGGTGAACTTTTTCCATGTTCTGAGGGGTCCTAGAGGATTCCTCGTTACCCAAAAGTATACTTTTTGTTGCATTTCcatctcattttcttcaaaaggAATGATATTTGTCTGAAGTCTGGCCTGATCTATGAGGGCAATGATAGCCTAGAGAAAGATTCCTAACGTTCTGCAAATAGTCTCTGCCGGGAGGCGCAACATTGCTACAATTATGGCTGTCTGGTATGATCTGAACCGTGATGAGCTCAAATGGTGTTGTCTTCGGGAGAACTTTTATTCTAATAGGATAGATATTGACCTGATCAATTCGTGGTTGGAAGGAGACTCTTCGTCTCAAGGGCAAAAGAAGCTTATTCTTCAAAATCAATCGTAAGCGCATCTACTCTATGATCAGAGGAAGGTGACCCATTCCCGAGTACTGGAGAGGTTTACTCCTCCACGTTGGTAGCCTTAATGTTCTGAACGTCCAACCCATTCAGGCAGCAGGATTTCTCCTCAACCGACATGGTCTTTTTGATGGTAGAGATGATAGAGGCTAACCGTGTGTTCCTGCTTTTGTCTCTTTTGGGCGTTTCTGTTTCTTGTAACAGTTTCTGTTTCGTTGGGATAGCATGAGCTGCCTGAAGTTAGTAGCTTGGGTTCTCTTGTATAGTTGATGAACTGCATCCTCTGTATATATCCCATTTTTTGCTAATAAGAAGGTTAGGAGCCTATCTCTCAGCAAGTTCCTTTATCAGAACTAGCCGAAGATCAAGATCATTCTCAGTATTAATTCCACTGGATCACCAGAAAATACAAGATAATATTGAAAAAGGAAGTATAAGTACACATACCAGCTAGCTTCCTTTTTATGTCCATAATAATCATTTATTGTCCATGATAGTAATAATTAACTTAGTTTTGAAGTATAACCTTCAAGaagtgcatctctctctctctctgtctccctctctctctctctcacacacatataaaAACTGCAGTCGCACTCTGGTTGTTTCTGCTCACCCATGcatttcaagaatcttttcacaATGAAATTCTGTTATTGATGAAGCTCCACTCAATCAGGAAGTGATGTTGTCCATCACGTCTTGTCATCCCCAGTAGACAATGTCACATTCTGCTGCTTCTCTTGCCCGGCCTGGGGAATGAAGGGTCACCTTATGCTGCCGGGTAGATGTCTGCAAGCACCCACCACCCTGCTCAAACTCCATTCCCTCTTTGACTTCATTTAGGTCTCCAATCGAGCGGGAGCCTTCAGCCCCGTGCACCTCGACTAGGTGACAAGGAAAAAAGCCGATCTTTTACAGGAAAATAAGAGACACTAAGCCTACAGGACCTCCCCCTGAGCTCGGAAGTGAAAGGGAGAAGGGATAACTAATCGTATGCACTTCCAGTTGGGCAGCAGCTTGGTCCAGCAGGTCTCCTTCTTCCTGTATGGTGAACACCTGGGATTAGATCCAGAGGCTCGAATATGCTTTTGCAGAAAATGGACACCTAGACTGATCTATTACAGTCTTCCTGAGGAAGACGGAGGATACCCTTAAGCTCATATGTATATGCTAATGGACGGCTGCAGAAAAGTTGACAATGATCATGAGTTAATATTGTTGAGATTTTTGCATCCGAAATTATGTATTTCCTGATTCTTGTGAAAACTTGAGAATCGTATACTTGGTAAAAGATTTTCGTGTCGTTGACTAGTCGATTACCTCGTCAACAGCCCTCCCTTACTTCAACAGTAAAAGTAGAGCGCACTACACCATCAAGGACTATCCTTGGCAAGTCTTTAGCCCCTGAGAAATTATGGTCGTGTACACAAGATTGCACGAGTTTTGTGCATTATCAGCATTGTCGATATGATCTAGAACTGAATCTACGTTGGCACAGTTTATGTAAGAATAAGATTCACACAATCTTGTTTGGTTAAAGTTTTCATGAATTTCAAGGCCTAGGTGGCAAGTGATTCAAAGCATTTGCTCAAAAGCATGCTTCAATTTTCTAATCCAGCTTCCTTTTGTGTTCTACGTTACAGAAGGTAGGTCACATAAGATGAATTCAAGAAATCCAAATCAAAGTATTACATAAATCTCTCTCGTTGTTTAGATTTCACCAAATTAAGATTAGACCCACGTTTAGTAGCATGGGGGAGGAGATATACCTTCTGATGTTGAACTCGGACTCCTTCACTTCAAGCTCTTAATTGCAACATCTAGCCAAGTAAACAACTTTTATCTGTGTATcgcgcatttttttttttgttttcaaacgTACAAGTCTGCCCCTAGAAAAGGGCTTTATCTATGGCCTTGAAGCTCTAAGTTGAAGGAGGACTAACATTCACTAGTCTTCTACTGGCTCAACAGGGAGATTTTTCCAGTGAGTGCAGCCAACATCCGGTATGAGTATGGCCAAAATTAATTGctaaatcattttttaagaatattttttatgaaaaaaatgaaaataaatctcCTCCTTTGAACAGAATTCAGACGACAATTTACTGGTCCAGTAGTAAAGCCTCTCCAGACTGAAGGGCTGGTTGGTCCTTGTAGGTTGTAGGTTGTGGACGTTGTTCCCAATAAAGAAGGCCTGAGAACGTTCGACGTGGCCACACTGCCTGAGAAAGTATCTAGCTCCATACCGGCAGATTTATTTTTGAACGGTGGGAGCTCGAGAGCAGGCACCTTATCTCATTTATCCCTCACGGTCACCCTCAAGGGGAGGAGACGAGCAGTGCAGGAGCCATGTCCAGCCTCGGCTTGCCTTCCGTAGCTGGCAAGTCCCTTCATCATCAGTTTCTTGGTTCTCCTCCATTAAAACGTGTACCCAGTCTCAGAAAGGGCTGCGTCTCCGTAAGAGCGTCTCTGTCTTCTTCTAAGGAAAAAGTACTGAAGGATTTCCATGCATGTAGAGCTCTTAAGGCAAGCTTTTTTACCGATTTTCGTCTTTCCTCTGTCATGGaatttcttctgtttcttgAAGAACAAGACTTTGCTAGAGAGCGTAGTGATGCACAGAGTTAAATCTGAGTCGTCAATATTGAAGTTTTCAGGCTAACCTGAACTTGGGAAGCATGTCTTAGTTCTGCATAGATGTACGAATTCTGGTTGTGGTTTTTCTTTCCCGTTTGTCATGATACTGTGAAAATTGTTCTGGCTACTTCCTATCCAAGCTGTATATTGCTCTCAGCAACTCGCTTGAACGTTATTAGCAACTAATCTTGGTGATCAGTGAACGAGAGACGTGCAGCATTTGATCTGCACAAGTACCTTAATTGTTTTCTGATTCTTGCGTCTATTCTCTATATCTTCCGAAAGAATGAGAACCTACTAATGGGGATTTGAGGATATGGATCATTTAACGACGTAGTGTTTGTTTGACGGTGCCGTTTCTTCAGTCTGCTTTGACAGTAAGAGTaccaaaacagaaaacataTATGTCGCATTTCTCGATTTTTACCGTTTTTCCATGGGAAATCATCTGCCTCTGGTCCCATCATGTGCTCTCTTTTTCGCTGCAAGAAATGGAACCCAGTCACCTATTCTGTTCTGTGttatctctctcttgctcaAGAAGTAGATTTGACgttaatttttctctttcttccttctacAGATAATCTCTGGGCTGCAAAATTTCAATAAAGAGAGTGTTGCTGCTGTAGTTACTGCTGCTGATAAGGTTGGATGATAgcatttttttgtcatgtcTTGATTACTTTGGAATGCAACCATGTTAAGAATGAGAAATTCAGCTAAAAGTGAAGGACAACGCATGCCAGCATCTGCTGATCTAGATTGGGTTTTTTTCAACTGAAAACCAGTCAATTTCAAAGAtgacatttcatgatttttttgatTCCGTAGATAtagatatttatttttgtttaattatttgATGTACTACTGTGGACATTTATTAGGGTGGGGCGACACATGTGGACATAGCTTGTGATCCAGAGCTAGTGAAGCTTGCTCAGAAACTTACTTCTCTTCCAGTATGTCTTGCCTTTAACTTTATTTCTTACTTTTGTTATTCATGAAGCTGCAGTTTGATTGCTATACTTTTCCATTCCAAAAATCTAAGAATTTGGTTTAGTGAATTCTTATGTCTATAAATTTCTGGTTATATGTTACAAACATGTACACTGTACAAACTTTCAGTTTGGGAATTAAGAAACTTATTGCTAGTTGAACAAAACAAATGACAGTCAGTCCTTCCGAGTATGCAATAACGGTTGCAGCCAAGGGCACTAGACAGATATTCTTCAATTTTCTGTGACTATTTGGGCATCTGCCTGCTTGTTCCCCTGATTCATGGAGAAAATTAttcttaaaatgaaattttacagCTACAAAGCAGCTCGCATATGAGCATTACGTGCCCTTAATATGGCTTTGCTTTTATTGTCCTAAGATTGATAACCTGCATTGGAAAATATCCTATAATATAACAAATAGATTGGTTATTCATCTTCTCTGATGCATTCTTTGCTGTCTGGTTTCTGGCTTCTTCATGGTTTCTGGAAAAGGTATTGGCATTTGTAACTACTACCCGCTTTAGTTAAATGCACTGGAGAATTTTTTACAACCTAGAGGAGATATGAATAGCATGATGCCTATAAAACAGCCTATATGGCTATATCACTAGCCAACGTCATGGTGCTTAATGACCTATATTCTTTGAACCTGACATTTTGTTGGTGGAGGATAAATATTTGCTGATGTGTAAGGGCCATGATGAGTTGACTTCATCCGCACCTTTCCTTGGCCTATAACCAGCAGTTTGTCCAGGGTTTCATTGGACTGACCCATTTAGCAGTAATATAGGATGAATTTTCACTCCTGTTTATgactcttctttttgttttgcagATTTGCGTCTCTTCTGTGGAACCTGAAGCTTTCCTTCCTGCAGTTGAAGCGGGGGCTGACATGGTTAGCATAATCATCCACTAGAACACATATGTATGAATgcacaaaaaatattattgcCACCATGATACTGTCTGAATCTTTGGTATTAGAATtggagatgcatgatatgagaaaaaaaaaacgtgctCATTTATGTGATGACCACCTTTACAGGTGGAGATTGGAAATTATGATTCTTTCTATGAGACGGGAATGAAATTCTCTCCAGATCAGGTATTGAGTTATCCACATGTACAGAAAATCTCTTTTTTGATACTTGTCATTTTTGTGATACTATGtcatacataaaaaattatttttgttcaaCCTCACATGTGGCGTCCATTTACAGCGAACAGTGACTAGTATGATCTTAAATTTGAAGGACCGTCTGAGGAATATTATTTAAGCTATATGTATAAATCTGCAGATACTGGAGCTAACAAGAGAAGTAAGGACGCTTCTCCCAAATATTACACTCTCCGTGACTGTGCCACATACGTTAAACCTCCCTGATCAGGTGTTTGCTTTGATATTCTTGTGACCTGTGAGCAATGTACTCTAATTGACTGCACACATAATATATTACTAATTTACATGCTTTCCAACAGGTGAAATTAGCTGAGTTATTGGAAATGGAGGGAGCTGATATTATACAAACTGAAggaggaaaattttcaaatccttCCCAATCTGGTATTCTTGGTCTGATTGAGAAGGTATACTAGTTCAACTACCTTCAAGCTTTGATAAGCCTTCCATTCTCAGCATTTAAAGGGTATTTAGTATTTTCTGCTGCATGTAGAGTTGGAACATATCATGGTGAGTGTCCTCTGAAAGGATAGGCCGCTTGAATCTTGCTGTTTCCCGCTAATATCCCTTTCCACCAAATCTGTAGGCAGAATGCTCTATTTCTATGCGAGGCTTAATGCTGTTatgctctctttttctctttgcagCTATTATATTCATCACTTACTGATACTTTTCTCAATTGCGTTTTTGGAATTTGAGAGTTGTAAATTCAAAGTGCTGTCATTTATAATGTGTACTGTTTTTTGGTGGAGAAATTAAAACAACTAATTAATAACCTTAaacttgctttctttttttctttctttagccTCATCGCTTTACTTATGTACAGGCAACTCCCACATTGGCAAGCGCATACTCCATTTCTCGAGCTATCAATATTCCTGTTCTGTGTTCATCTGGATTGAGTTCAGTTACAGCACCGATGGCTTTGGCAGCTGGTGCGGCCGGTGTGGTATGTAGTCTGCATTTTTTCAGAATTCACTATTCATATTGAGCCCATCATATATGCTGAACAAGTTAGCAAGACTGACCTGAtgtaagaagaaaataaaacgGGTCATACTCGACCATCCTGTGATGCTGGAATACACCAGATCTGGAATCACAGTAAAGTTGAAAACATTAAAAGTAAATAACATTCTGAGGGCAAGGCGATAAATCCCAGTAATGGATAACGCAATAAATCAAAACGGAAATAGTAATCACAAAATGACAAACTTATAATGCAATTTACCCTTGCATATGAATCCATAATAAAAGGACAAAGTAAGCTTGCTAATCGTTATTCAgatgaggggaaaaaaaaaacattcaaaggCTGAcatagaagcaactgaaaattGTCAACTGTAATATGATGCTACTGGCATATTACATTCCTGTTGCCCCAGAATCCATTCTGGTCTGGTTATGTTATTCACCAATGCAATTGTTTCATCCGAGGCAGCAGGTCACTTCTCCGTAAACTTCATGTTCTAAAAAAACACTGTTGACCTTCTAGAACAGTAACTATCAGAAGCtcagaaagagaaatagatCTGAAACATACAAAATTATGGGCAGTAAAGGAAgttcaatttaaaaatgattGGTCCTATATTATGTGCTTAATTCCGCATTGTCGTGGAAACAATAGCATCTTGTTTCCAAATTTGCAAATCAATTATAAGATGCTTTTACATGAATAAGTACAGGTGGATTTCACATAGTTTATTAGCATCATAATTGCATCACTGCAAATGCTGTCATCTATGACAGGGGTACAAGCATGAATACATGATTTAGGAAGTAGGACACGAGGACACTTGTCTTCGGTTGTTTAAATATATAACTAGTGTTTTTGCGTTATAAGTTACAGATGTAGCAATGACATTGATAATGTAAGACACTGTTAGCGAACATAAGACACATTAAAAATGTTTTACCACAGCATGCACGTGGCACGTCCACACATTCATTCTCTAGAGATAGGATCCTAAGCAGCTTATCCCTGTAAGATGGACTTTCAACATGATTTATAGGAAATACATCTTCACCATTATGAGTGAAATAAAACGATGCTTTACTGTGAGTTTTCTCGTGGAAGCTGCTGACGTCCGACATTATGCTTTTCTCAAATGCAGGGAGTTGGTTCAGCGGTGAATAAGCTCAATGATGTTGTTGCAATGATTGCTGAGGTGAAATCGTTAGCCAATGCCTTGATGCTGGAGAGAATTTCTGTAAGTGAGGAAGTGAGAACTGCTGATCTTTAGTTCAATCTTTCTGTATGCATTTTTGACAGCAGAAACTGTAAGAAGTATTAGGCTTTAGTTTAAAGACTGGATCTACAACTGTTTGGTTTTATTCTTGGTTGGCCAAGTAGCTCGTATGTAGTGAACCATCGTAACATAAAACAGGTAAGCCATTGATCCATTTCTCATGTTGGAAGGTCTTTCACTGCcactagaagaaaaataaaaaaacgtgtacgggtaAAATGTTGATGGTACTCGATCtgttaaagaaaaatggatgCTACTAACCTACTATGAAGCTGAGGACTCCACATTACCAATTGGGCATTAAAGTTGGCAGTGAATTtactgaaagaaaaagaaaaggttcgACTTGCAATCAGCAGTCAACTGGAATGAAATCTAGGCATCGTTGATCCATCTTCAGCAGGAGAATTTTCTTCTGGAGTGGAAAATCTTTGGTCCGTGAAATTATGTCCTTGCCTGTCCAATACGTTGCTTAGAGTTGACCGATTGTTGCAAAAAAGGGATATCATGTCACCATCAATAGAAAATAATGGTACATGCTTAGGTAGCTCTGATCCTGTGCTCCATATGTGTCATTAATCTTATACGGCTGAGCAGCATGCTGGTGTTTTATAAGTCTAGGTCTCATATTGCAACTGTAAACCAATAAATAAATCGAGGCAGCAAGAAGAGAGGAGATCTGGTGCACGACCGAAGTTCTAAGGATTATATTACTTGTCCTGGGGGATAATCCCCCGATGGATCAACCATTAATGCTGCGATTTGCACCCCGAGTTTTCTCAGGATGTCCTCCTAAAGCATGGTGTTGGAGCTCACCCAATGTTTACCTTTCATTGGACGGAGCCATTAAGTGGTCGTCTCTTTCGTTGCTGATCATTTGATGCAAATTAGTAGTACTTTATCGCGCAAATGATTATAGCACTAGGAGAATATTTTTATAGTCGCGGTTAAATCAACGCGACCTTGTAAAAGCTGGAAAGCTTTCCGGAGTTGCAATCTTTAGGCCGACCACAATCAGATTGTCCCAAGTGATGCACACAACTTAAAGGTTTCGAGTACGCAGGACTAACCATGTGGGTTCTATCGGCGAgacttcaacttgaaggtctttaCGCCAAAACAACGCCCCGGTGGTTCTGTTGGCAATAAAGTGGCCGTTCTCGAATAATTTGGTGCTTTTCTTGGGAATCCGAGTTCAGATATTGCACCGGTCAAAGGCGATCATGTATCTGAATCATTGCTCGGGCATCCAACACTAAGTGGCCAAAACGAATTAGACGCATCAATCTAACAAACCAGATGCTAAACTTTTCGTCGTAGATGATGTGCCATATTCCTCCTGATTTAGAGTTTCAATCGGATTACGCCCGAGTCCCCATAGACTGCGACAACCTTCTGCTGTTTTCTGGTTGTTCAGCAATCACCTTTTGGAAGTTGGCTGCTTGTTCGGTGACTCTCCATAAAATCAACCAATTTTCCTGCCAAGCATGCCTAGCAAAGGCTAAACACGGGCCAGAGGATACCGCCTGTAGGAACCACCTTCGCCAACTATTTGGCTCGGCACATCTTGGTATGAATGAAGCTCATGCCACATCAGTTGTGCTCACACCACCTTAGACCCTTTAATCCAAAGGAGCCAATGGTGCCAAGATGTGCAAGAACAAGGATACATACTTGCAGACCTGGTTTGCTGTGACATGCTTGGAGGAGGCATCGTTAACTCGAATGGTTTAGGGTGAGAGACCTTTCAAGCACGGTTGAACGTTACAGCACCAAAACTAACATTGCACGGTTGAACGTTACAGCACCAAAACTAACATTTTCCACTGCAACCCCAAGAAGgttaggaaccaagacaaccattTATAGTCATTACTCCTTTTATAATGACTCcttttataaacccttgaagattcctcacaatcttcaatataggactaaacatttggggcgTTACAATATTCGGTTCAGTTGGCAAGCCTTCTTATCTTCCGTAGATCTTGTAATCCTCTGcatgataaaaaatttgatCCCGTCCtccaaattttcacaaaaatgaaaatggcatCATCAATCCACTCTACCGTGTCCAAAATTGTGACCGCGGTGCAACTTGGAGGCACAAAGACAACCCTCAGGTGTGAGAAGCCATTCCAGCCTTGGTGCTGAGCTCG containing:
- the LOC116263547 gene encoding uncharacterized protein LOC116263547; the encoded protein is MCVCVREREKRMSIPEIVPGRTRVGWVGTGVMGAAMAARLQAAGFALTVYARTPEKARCLEAAGACLVGSLAEVGRSSDVIITIVSRPADVREVILGEAGILAALRPPGIVVDMTSSQPALAREIAALARAKGCWAVDAPVSGGDVGAKEGTLAIFAAGDGTVVDALRPLLGFLGRVWYMGEAGKGQSCKIANQITVGATMMGVSEGLHFASHVGLDPARFMGAVGAGAGWTKVGELFGSRIVQRDFEPGGMVEYMVKDLGLAMEEEDGQPAVVLPGAALFRQIYTAMVAQGNGKMGLQGVVTVLERLNGNSLNLPALRFGKDVDVLYLASKVIDVNQGVSVADFLYLFMSSSILQSMHNLHTGRFIFERWELESRHLISFIPHGHPQGEETSSAGAMSSLGLPSVAGKSLHHQFLGSPPLKRVPSLRKGCVSVRASLSSSKEKVLKDFHACRALKIISGLQNFNKESVAAVVTAADKGGATHVDIACDPELVKLAQKLTSLPICVSSVEPEAFLPAVEAGADMVEIGNYDSFYETGMKFSPDQILELTREVRTLLPNITLSVTVPHTLNLPDQVKLAELLEMEGADIIQTEGGKFSNPSQSGILGLIEKATPTLASAYSISRAINIPVLCSSGLSSVTAPMALAAGAAGVGVGSAVNKLNDVVAMIAEVKSLANALMLERISVSEEVRTADL